A single region of the Mycobacterium lentiflavum genome encodes:
- a CDS encoding bifunctional diguanylate cyclase/phosphodiesterase yields the protein MKRWTGIPWQRIGLSARVGWLVVAGYGFAGVLIVIADVRNLEGAYATRPVDEIALAASLLFGSACGLRAARFADGRRRLGWLAMVTAQLGWAIGELIWAFYDVRSQLDHASHPAAAEIVLLLWPFGALTSLVALSNVSRHSSRRLVLDGLILVTSLLVVSWVFVLEKQLRDTTGSRTATVAQVVNDGILLTTAILMLSRGRPGERPSRSLAAAGIAVISIADITMVFDTGIGSYHVSDLGDLGRVAGLCMITLGALASVDETTQVSASRSEVLSRALLWLPYLPLALAAVVGFGSIVRAQHGVLTALLGILVGAVLVRQFIALTENQDLLSAVAREAFRDSLTGLANRPHFLHRLEDAVAARNENGAPIAVLCLDLDNFKAVNDGLGHPAGDELLIRVAGRLTAALHENGLIARLGGDEFAVLLEASVEEAEAAAHDVLEAFSAPIVIDGVPVAVRPSIGFTVATAASTCTVDQLLRHADLAMYTAKREGGQCVRSFVPDIPFSYTFPRSPESAVSAVSAVSALPAKLAEWVPVSAAASGTSGSPRTARADPKASKPAVTPDPTDGLGWAPTPIRVAMAILAIGVITFTATSLAGLNTKDTFFTNFLYAALNLLAAGLIAVRAYRVATDRLAWLLIALGMTSSAIGDVVYLFRVPDGQSPSVADAEYLAFYPFVYLGLLLLVRARLAAVPIPIRLDPLVCGLAMAALGVALRAGPFHAAAIRAPDTVLVGLLYPWGDLVLAALAAAMLPMVGWRNEFRWLLLVAGLVGFALADTVYLFETAASTYRVGTTLDAAWPAASLLVAMASWASTPSTLPTLKRGFGSYTVPVVCTAVALSVIVLDENSRLATALAALSLITAAVRFSLTLRDVSMMAESYKHAMTDELTTLPNRRSLATALTSMSDSPSTELDAALKTPSRKALLLVKLYEIDEISDSLGRRFGDELLRHIADRLANTVRREDLLARVTDDEFAILLTEGSDLIGARAQAGRLLESLGEPFALDPLTVRVDARIAIALCPDHCEHPQELLSRAEAAMPHAKSAMGKIAVYDSAFEVYRDTDPNLIEELRTALFDGAEPTLYYQPKINTSDGSVHSVEALLRWNHPIRGVLLPEEFLPAAERAGLMRKIADRTLKLALTQIHYWREKGVTSSVAVNLATTNLLDLELVGSIERLLWARSLPADALIVEITESALVDSVRSRNTVAELQRLGVRISLDDYGTGWSSLARLQDVSVDELKLDRIFVARLAQDARSVAIVRSTVALADSLGADLVAEGVEDEVTLSALQRFGCMITQGFVHTPPLPPAELEEWIRHHVPQRNPRKSEQAGVAD from the coding sequence ATGAAGCGCTGGACGGGGATTCCGTGGCAGCGAATAGGGCTGTCCGCGCGCGTCGGTTGGCTCGTCGTCGCGGGATACGGCTTCGCCGGGGTACTGATCGTCATCGCGGACGTCCGGAACTTGGAAGGCGCCTACGCGACTCGTCCGGTCGACGAAATCGCCTTGGCGGCGAGTCTGCTGTTCGGTTCGGCATGTGGTCTGCGCGCGGCGCGCTTCGCCGACGGGCGTCGCAGACTCGGCTGGCTGGCCATGGTGACGGCCCAGCTGGGGTGGGCGATCGGCGAGCTCATCTGGGCGTTCTACGACGTGCGCTCACAGCTGGATCATGCGTCGCACCCGGCCGCGGCGGAGATCGTGCTGCTGTTGTGGCCGTTCGGCGCCTTGACGTCCTTGGTGGCGCTGTCCAACGTGTCTCGGCACAGCTCGCGGCGGCTGGTGCTCGACGGCCTGATCCTGGTCACCTCGCTGCTTGTCGTGTCGTGGGTTTTCGTGCTGGAAAAGCAGCTGCGCGACACCACCGGCTCCCGGACCGCGACGGTCGCACAGGTGGTCAATGACGGCATCCTGCTGACGACAGCGATCCTGATGCTGTCCCGGGGTCGCCCCGGTGAGCGACCAAGCCGCAGCCTGGCGGCCGCCGGCATCGCGGTGATCAGCATTGCGGACATCACGATGGTGTTCGACACCGGGATAGGCAGCTATCACGTCAGTGACCTGGGTGACCTGGGCCGAGTGGCCGGATTGTGCATGATCACGCTCGGCGCCTTGGCCAGCGTCGATGAGACCACCCAAGTCTCGGCGTCGCGCAGCGAGGTGTTGTCGCGCGCCCTGCTGTGGTTGCCGTACCTGCCGCTGGCGCTGGCCGCGGTCGTCGGCTTCGGCTCCATCGTCCGTGCCCAGCACGGGGTTTTGACAGCTCTGCTGGGCATCCTGGTCGGCGCGGTGCTCGTCCGGCAATTCATCGCGCTCACCGAAAACCAGGACCTGCTGTCGGCGGTCGCGCGGGAAGCGTTTCGGGACAGTCTGACCGGCCTGGCGAATCGGCCGCATTTCCTGCATCGCCTGGAAGACGCGGTCGCCGCCCGAAATGAAAACGGCGCACCGATTGCGGTGCTGTGCCTCGACCTCGACAACTTCAAAGCGGTCAATGACGGGTTGGGACACCCCGCCGGCGACGAACTTCTGATCCGGGTAGCCGGGCGACTCACCGCTGCCCTGCATGAAAACGGCCTCATCGCCCGCCTTGGCGGCGACGAATTCGCGGTGCTGCTCGAAGCATCGGTCGAGGAGGCCGAGGCCGCCGCGCACGATGTGCTCGAGGCGTTCAGCGCCCCGATCGTGATCGACGGCGTGCCCGTAGCGGTGCGACCCAGCATCGGCTTCACCGTGGCCACGGCCGCGTCGACGTGCACCGTCGACCAGCTGCTGCGGCACGCCGACCTGGCCATGTACACCGCGAAACGTGAAGGCGGCCAATGCGTCCGTAGCTTTGTGCCGGACATTCCGTTCTCCTATACGTTCCCGCGGTCGCCCGAGTCGGCGGTCTCGGCGGTCTCGGCGGTCTCGGCGTTGCCGGCCAAGCTGGCGGAGTGGGTGCCCGTTTCGGCCGCCGCCTCGGGCACATCCGGCTCGCCACGCACCGCGCGGGCAGACCCAAAGGCATCGAAGCCTGCCGTGACACCGGATCCGACCGACGGCCTCGGCTGGGCGCCGACGCCGATCCGGGTCGCCATGGCAATACTGGCGATTGGCGTGATCACGTTCACCGCCACCAGCCTCGCCGGTCTCAATACCAAGGACACCTTCTTCACCAATTTTCTGTATGCGGCGTTGAACCTGTTGGCGGCCGGGCTGATTGCGGTGCGTGCCTACCGTGTCGCGACCGACCGGCTGGCCTGGTTGCTGATCGCGCTCGGCATGACCAGTTCCGCGATCGGTGACGTCGTCTACCTGTTTCGGGTGCCTGACGGCCAGTCCCCCTCGGTGGCCGACGCCGAGTATCTAGCGTTCTACCCATTCGTCTATCTCGGGCTGCTGCTGCTGGTCCGGGCACGGCTTGCCGCCGTACCGATCCCGATCCGGCTCGATCCGCTGGTATGCGGTTTAGCCATGGCCGCACTGGGCGTGGCGCTGCGGGCCGGACCCTTCCACGCGGCGGCGATCCGGGCACCGGACACCGTCTTGGTGGGGCTGCTGTATCCGTGGGGAGATCTGGTGTTAGCGGCCCTGGCCGCCGCCATGCTGCCAATGGTGGGTTGGCGCAACGAATTCCGCTGGCTTCTTCTCGTGGCCGGGCTGGTTGGGTTCGCGCTCGCGGACACGGTCTACCTCTTCGAGACCGCCGCGAGCACCTACCGGGTCGGCACCACGCTGGATGCCGCCTGGCCCGCGGCATCGCTACTGGTGGCCATGGCAAGCTGGGCGTCCACGCCATCGACGCTGCCCACACTGAAACGCGGATTCGGCTCCTACACCGTGCCGGTAGTCTGTACGGCCGTCGCGCTGTCGGTGATCGTATTGGACGAAAACTCACGTCTCGCAACGGCTTTGGCGGCGCTGAGCCTCATTACGGCCGCCGTGCGGTTTTCGCTGACGTTGCGTGACGTCAGCATGATGGCCGAAAGCTACAAGCACGCCATGACCGACGAGCTGACGACGTTGCCCAACCGGCGTTCGCTGGCCACCGCGCTGACCTCGATGTCCGATTCGCCGTCGACTGAGCTCGACGCGGCGCTCAAGACGCCGTCCCGCAAGGCGCTGCTGTTGGTGAAGCTCTACGAGATCGACGAGATCAGCGACTCGCTCGGCCGCCGTTTCGGTGACGAGCTATTGCGCCACATCGCGGATCGACTGGCGAACACCGTGCGCCGCGAGGATCTCCTGGCGCGGGTGACCGATGACGAATTCGCGATCCTGTTGACGGAGGGATCCGACCTGATCGGCGCCCGAGCCCAAGCGGGTCGCCTGCTCGAGTCCCTGGGCGAGCCGTTCGCCCTGGACCCGCTTACCGTGCGGGTCGACGCGCGCATCGCTATTGCGTTGTGTCCCGACCACTGTGAGCATCCGCAGGAGCTGCTGAGCCGCGCCGAGGCAGCGATGCCGCACGCCAAATCCGCGATGGGCAAGATCGCGGTCTACGACTCCGCGTTCGAGGTGTACCGCGACACCGATCCCAACCTCATCGAGGAATTGCGCACCGCGCTGTTCGACGGTGCGGAACCGACGCTGTATTACCAGCCCAAGATCAACACCAGTGACGGCAGCGTGCACAGCGTCGAGGCACTACTGCGGTGGAATCACCCCATTCGCGGAGTGCTGCTCCCCGAGGAATTCCTGCCCGCCGCCGAACGGGCCGGGCTGATGCGCAAGATCGCTGATCGCACCCTCAAACTCGCTCTCACACAGATCCATTACTGGCGGGAAAAGGGCGTCACCTCGTCCGTCGCGGTGAACCTGGCAACGACCAACCTGCTCGACCTGGAACTCGTCGGTTCGATCGAAAGGCTGCTGTGGGCACGCAGTTTGCCCGCGGACGCCCTGATCGTCGAGATCACCGAAAGTGCGTTGGTCGACTCGGTGCGCTCGCGCAATACCGTGGCCGAGCTGCAGCGCCTCGGTGTTCGGATCTCGCTGGACGATTACGGCACCGGCTGGTCGTCACTGGCCCGCTTGCAGGATGTCTCGGTCGACGAGTTGAAACTCGACCGAATTTTCGTGGCGCGGCTGGCTCAGGACGCTCGATCGGTCGCCATCGTGCGATCCACCGTCGCGCTGGCCGACAGTCTGGGCGCGGACCTGGTGGCCGAGGGAGTCGAGGACGAGGTCACGCTGAGCGCACTGCAACGATTCGGCTGCATGATTACGCAGGGGTTCGTGCACACCCCGCCATTGCCGCCCGCCGAGCTCGAAGAGTGGATCAGGCACCATGTGCCCCAACGGAATCCGAGAAAGTCGGAGCAGGCCGGCGTAGCCGACTAG
- a CDS encoding LLM class flavin-dependent oxidoreductase — protein MRLSVLDLVPVRTDQSTGDALAATVALAQIADRLGFTRYWVAEHHNMPSVGATSPPVLLAYLAAQTSRVRLGSGGVMLPNHAPLAVAEQFALLEAAAPGRIDLGIGRAPGSDPVTSYALRGARSAAEQDRDIENFPEYLDDVAALMSARGVLVPLRSGDYRLKATPAAASEPRLWLLGSSMYSAHLAAAKGLPYVFAHHFSGQGTEEALEIYRSRFVPSTLTAEPVTFLTVNAAVAETREEATALMLPNLQMMARLRTGQPLGPVPLVEEAQVAELTAQQQHIVDSGLQRAVLGTPVEAAEQVRALAGRFGVDEVMVHPVASARRGTDPRTAPGRVATLELLAKELF, from the coding sequence GTGCGTCTTTCCGTCCTCGATCTCGTCCCGGTACGCACCGACCAGTCGACCGGCGACGCGCTGGCTGCCACCGTGGCGCTGGCGCAGATCGCCGACCGGCTGGGCTTTACCCGCTACTGGGTCGCCGAGCACCACAACATGCCATCGGTCGGCGCGACCAGCCCGCCGGTGCTGCTCGCCTACCTGGCCGCCCAGACCTCGCGGGTGCGGCTGGGATCCGGCGGCGTCATGCTGCCCAACCACGCGCCGCTGGCTGTCGCCGAGCAGTTCGCCCTGCTGGAAGCGGCCGCGCCCGGCCGAATCGACCTGGGCATCGGACGGGCGCCCGGCTCCGACCCGGTCACGTCGTATGCGTTGCGGGGTGCCCGCTCAGCGGCCGAGCAAGATCGCGATATCGAGAACTTTCCCGAATACCTCGACGACGTCGCGGCGTTGATGAGTGCGCGCGGCGTGCTGGTTCCGCTGCGCTCGGGCGACTACCGGCTCAAGGCCACGCCGGCCGCGGCCAGTGAACCACGGCTATGGCTGTTGGGCTCGTCGATGTACTCGGCGCATCTGGCGGCGGCCAAGGGGTTGCCGTATGTGTTCGCACATCACTTCTCCGGCCAAGGAACCGAAGAGGCACTCGAGATTTATCGCTCGCGGTTTGTGCCCAGCACGTTGACCGCCGAACCCGTGACATTCTTGACGGTGAACGCCGCGGTGGCCGAAACACGGGAAGAGGCAACGGCATTGATGTTGCCCAACTTGCAGATGATGGCGCGGCTGCGGACCGGACAGCCGCTGGGCCCGGTCCCGCTGGTGGAAGAGGCCCAAGTGGCCGAACTGACGGCGCAACAGCAGCACATCGTCGACAGTGGGCTACAGCGTGCCGTCCTCGGTACTCCGGTCGAGGCCGCCGAACAGGTGCGCGCACTGGCCGGGCGGTTCGGGGTCGACGAGGTGATGGTGCACCCCGTCGCGTCGGCTCGTCGCGGCACCGACCCCCGCACCGCGCCGGGGCGGGTGGCAACGCTGGAGTTGCTGGCCAAGGAACTGTTCTAG
- a CDS encoding FAD-binding protein, with amino-acid sequence MTEVLISGASVAGTTLAYWLGRHGYSVTVVERHPGLRPGGQAIDVRGPALTVLDRMGLLAAAADRKTGIRGSSVVDRDGNELSRDTESTPTGGPIDNPDIELLRDDLVELLYEATQPATEYLFDDSITGVQNRGQNVDVTFERAPARSFDLLIGADGLHSNVRGLVFGPEERFIKRLGTHAAIFTVPNFLDLDFWQIWHYGDTTMAGVYSARDNTEARAMLGFMDTELRLDYTDVEAQFAEIERRMSGDGWVRPQLLKFMRDAPDFYFDEMAQIVMDHWSIGRVALVGDAAYCCSPLAGQGTSVALLGAYILAGELKRVTQGDWVDHGVAFTNYFKRFHGYAERTQFLATDNIPGGAPISQEQFDAVVNSITPSNY; translated from the coding sequence GTGACCGAAGTTCTGATTTCCGGGGCCAGCGTCGCCGGTACAACGTTGGCGTATTGGCTTGGGCGACATGGCTATTCGGTGACCGTTGTGGAGCGCCATCCAGGCCTGCGCCCGGGCGGGCAGGCCATCGATGTGCGAGGTCCGGCGCTGACGGTGCTGGACCGCATGGGTCTGTTGGCCGCCGCGGCGGATCGCAAGACCGGCATCCGCGGCTCTTCGGTCGTCGACCGCGACGGCAACGAGCTGTCCCGTGACACCGAATCGACGCCGACCGGTGGCCCGATCGACAACCCGGACATCGAGCTGCTGCGCGACGATTTGGTCGAGTTGCTTTACGAGGCAACGCAGCCCGCGACCGAATACCTCTTCGACGACAGCATCACTGGTGTCCAGAACCGTGGCCAGAACGTCGATGTGACGTTCGAACGTGCGCCCGCGCGCAGCTTCGACCTGCTGATCGGCGCCGACGGGTTGCACTCCAATGTGCGTGGGTTGGTTTTCGGTCCCGAGGAGCGATTCATCAAGCGGCTGGGCACGCACGCCGCGATCTTCACCGTGCCCAATTTCCTGGACCTGGACTTCTGGCAGATTTGGCACTACGGCGACACCACGATGGCCGGGGTTTACAGCGCCCGCGACAACACCGAGGCGCGCGCCATGTTGGGTTTCATGGATACCGAACTGCGGCTGGACTACACCGACGTCGAAGCCCAATTCGCCGAGATCGAGCGGCGGATGTCCGGCGACGGCTGGGTCCGGCCGCAGCTGCTGAAGTTCATGCGCGACGCACCGGATTTCTACTTCGACGAGATGGCGCAGATCGTGATGGACCACTGGTCGATCGGTCGGGTGGCCCTGGTGGGCGACGCCGCGTACTGCTGCTCCCCGCTGGCGGGGCAGGGGACCAGCGTGGCGCTGCTGGGCGCCTATATCCTGGCCGGCGAGCTCAAGCGCGTCACCCAGGGCGACTGGGTCGACCACGGGGTCGCATTCACCAACTACTTCAAGCGCTTTCACGGCTATGCCGAACGCACCCAGTTCCTGGCCACCGACAACATTCCCGGCGGGGCCCCGATATCGCAGGAGCAGTTCGACGCCGTCGTGAATTCGATTACGCCGAGCAACTACTAG
- a CDS encoding uracil-DNA glycosylase, with protein MQDVHVLVHPNTGLAFDSPVQPGTGWPGDPAEPSTPQAADAAQVRALAGAVGSIPELDAVVSVCRACPRLVAWREDVAVVKRRAFADQPYWGRPVPGWGSLRPRIFIVGLAPAAHGANRTGRMFTGDRSGDQLYAALYRTGLVNQPISVDAADGLATKQIRISAPVRCAPPANAPTPAERDTCWPWLEAEWRLVSEHVRTIVALGGFGWQIALRLPGATAPRATPKPRFGHGAVAELPSGVRLLGCYHPSQQNMFTGRLTPAMLDDIFIEAKKLAGIK; from the coding sequence CTGCAGGATGTTCATGTGCTTGTTCATCCGAATACCGGATTGGCGTTCGATTCGCCGGTGCAGCCCGGCACCGGATGGCCCGGCGATCCGGCCGAGCCGAGTACCCCGCAGGCCGCCGACGCGGCGCAGGTTCGGGCGCTTGCCGGTGCGGTCGGCTCGATCCCCGAGCTGGACGCCGTGGTCAGCGTTTGTCGCGCCTGCCCGCGTCTGGTCGCCTGGCGTGAGGACGTCGCTGTGGTCAAACGGCGCGCGTTCGCCGACCAGCCTTATTGGGGCCGGCCGGTGCCGGGATGGGGATCGCTTCGGCCGCGAATCTTCATCGTCGGGCTGGCGCCGGCCGCGCACGGCGCCAACCGAACTGGGCGGATGTTCACCGGCGACCGGTCCGGCGACCAGCTGTACGCCGCCCTGTATCGGACTGGACTGGTGAACCAGCCGATCAGCGTGGATGCCGCAGACGGGTTGGCAACCAAGCAGATTCGCATTTCCGCGCCGGTGCGATGCGCGCCACCGGCCAACGCCCCGACCCCGGCTGAGCGTGACACTTGTTGGCCCTGGCTGGAAGCCGAATGGCGGCTGGTGTCCGAGCACGTGCGCACCATCGTCGCCCTCGGCGGGTTCGGCTGGCAGATCGCGCTGCGGCTGCCGGGCGCCACCGCGCCGCGCGCAACGCCCAAGCCGCGCTTCGGCCACGGTGCCGTCGCCGAGTTACCGTCGGGCGTGCGTTTGCTGGGGTGCTACCACCCGAGCCAGCAAAACATGTTCACCGGTAGGCTGACTCCGGCAATGCTCGACGATATCTTCATTGAAGCCAAGAAGCTGGCGGGGATTAAGTGA
- a CDS encoding MFS transporter, with the protein MTNSSRGPALLILFATLVATAGTGISLVAFPWLALQHRESARDASVVAAAMTVPLVLSTLVAGTAVDFFGRRRISLVSDWLSGMAVAAVPVIAWLFGAKALNVAELAVLAFLSAGFDPAGTTARQSMLPEAAARAGWSLDRTNSVYEAILNLAYIVGPGIGGLMIATVGGVNTMWITAGCFGLSFLAIGALRLEGIGKPHHATRPDGLVSGVAEGLRFVWNMRVLRTLALVDLVVTALYLPMESVLFPKYFSDRHEPAELGWALMALGAGGVTGALGYAVLSKYVRRRTAVLTATLTFGAASVGIAFLPPLPVILVLCGLTGLVYGPIQPIYNYVMQTRAPHHLRGRVVGVMTGLTFAAGPLGLLVAGPLADTAGLRVTFLTLAVPIVVVGLIACVLPSLRELDRAPEFAEDTGP; encoded by the coding sequence ATGACAAATTCCAGCCGCGGTCCGGCGCTTCTGATTCTGTTCGCCACGCTGGTGGCGACCGCGGGTACCGGCATTTCGTTGGTCGCTTTCCCCTGGCTGGCGTTGCAACATCGCGAGAGCGCGCGCGACGCGTCGGTCGTGGCCGCGGCGATGACGGTGCCCCTGGTGCTCTCCACACTGGTCGCCGGTACCGCGGTGGACTTTTTCGGGCGCCGCCGCATTTCGCTGGTCTCCGATTGGTTGTCCGGCATGGCGGTGGCCGCGGTTCCGGTGATCGCGTGGCTATTCGGGGCGAAAGCACTCAATGTCGCCGAGCTGGCCGTGTTGGCGTTCCTTTCGGCCGGATTCGACCCGGCCGGGACGACGGCGCGCCAGTCGATGCTGCCCGAGGCCGCCGCGCGGGCCGGCTGGTCGCTGGACCGCACCAACAGCGTGTACGAAGCGATTCTCAATCTGGCTTACATCGTGGGCCCGGGGATCGGCGGTTTGATGATCGCCACGGTCGGCGGCGTCAACACGATGTGGATCACGGCGGGCTGTTTTGGCTTGTCGTTCCTCGCAATTGGGGCACTGCGGCTCGAGGGCATCGGCAAGCCGCACCACGCCACCCGGCCCGACGGGTTGGTGTCCGGCGTCGCCGAGGGTTTGCGGTTCGTCTGGAACATGCGCGTGCTACGCACACTCGCCTTGGTCGATCTGGTGGTCACGGCGCTGTATCTGCCGATGGAAAGCGTGCTCTTTCCCAAGTACTTCAGCGATCGTCACGAACCCGCGGAGTTGGGCTGGGCGCTGATGGCACTCGGGGCCGGCGGCGTGACGGGCGCGCTCGGCTATGCCGTGCTGTCGAAATACGTGCGGCGGCGCACGGCCGTGCTGACCGCGACGCTGACATTCGGTGCCGCGTCGGTCGGGATCGCGTTCCTGCCGCCGTTGCCGGTGATCCTGGTGCTGTGCGGGCTGACCGGCTTGGTCTACGGGCCGATCCAGCCGATCTACAACTACGTGATGCAGACCCGGGCACCGCACCATCTGCGCGGTCGGGTGGTCGGGGTGATGACGGGACTGACCTTCGCCGCGGGTCCGCTGGGCTTGCTGGTGGCCGGTCCGCTGGCCGACACCGCCGGGCTGCGGGTCACGTTCTTGACGTTGGCGGTGCCCATCGTGGTGGTCGGCCTGATCGCGTGCGTGCTGCCGTCACTGCGCGAACTCGATCGCGCGCCGGAGTTTGCTGAGGATACCGGGCCGTAA
- a CDS encoding FAD-binding oxidoreductase: protein MVVTDPTITEGYRHDRAFDPAAGTPLAVVRPRCTEDVQAVLRWATAHRVPVVPRGAGTGLSGGATALANGIVLSTEKMRDITVDPVTRTAVCQPGLLNAEVKRAVAQHGLWYPPDPSSYEICSIGGNIATNAGGLCCVKYGVTTDYVLGMQVVLADGTAVRLGGPRLKDVAGLSLTKLFVGSEGTLGVVTEVTLRLLPAQHTSSVVVATFSSVESAVDAVLGVASRIRPAMLEFMDAAAINAVEDILHMDLDRGAAAMLVAGSDERGRASGEDAELIASIFAENNATDVFTTDDPAEGEAFVAARRFCIPAVEAKGSLLLEDVGVPLPALGKLVTGIARIAAERDLMISVIAHAGDGNTHPLIVYDPADAAMAQRAQLAFGEIMDLAIGLGGTITGEHGVGRLKRPWLDGYLGPEVMALNQRIKQALDPLGILNPGAAI from the coding sequence ATGGTGGTCACCGACCCGACCATCACCGAGGGCTACCGTCACGACCGCGCCTTCGACCCGGCGGCCGGCACACCGCTGGCCGTGGTCCGGCCGCGCTGCACCGAAGACGTGCAGGCGGTGCTGCGCTGGGCCACCGCCCACCGGGTGCCCGTCGTCCCGCGCGGGGCCGGCACCGGCTTGTCGGGCGGGGCGACGGCACTGGCGAATGGAATCGTGTTGTCGACGGAGAAGATGCGCGACATCACCGTCGACCCGGTCACCCGGACCGCGGTATGCCAGCCCGGGCTGCTCAACGCCGAGGTGAAGAGGGCCGTCGCCCAGCACGGCCTGTGGTATCCGCCGGACCCGTCGTCGTACGAAATCTGCAGCATCGGCGGCAATATCGCCACCAACGCCGGCGGCCTGTGCTGCGTGAAATACGGCGTCACCACCGACTACGTGCTGGGCATGCAGGTGGTGCTGGCCGACGGCACCGCGGTGCGGCTGGGTGGTCCGCGGTTGAAGGACGTCGCGGGGCTGTCGCTGACCAAGCTCTTCGTCGGCAGTGAAGGCACGCTGGGCGTCGTCACGGAGGTGACGCTGCGGCTGCTGCCCGCGCAGCACACGTCGAGCGTCGTGGTGGCCACCTTCTCCTCCGTCGAGTCGGCGGTCGACGCCGTGCTGGGGGTGGCGTCACGGATCCGGCCCGCGATGCTGGAGTTCATGGACGCGGCGGCGATCAACGCCGTCGAGGACATCTTGCACATGGACCTGGACCGTGGGGCCGCCGCGATGCTGGTGGCCGGCTCCGACGAGCGCGGCCGCGCCAGCGGTGAGGACGCCGAACTCATCGCCTCGATATTCGCCGAGAACAATGCAACGGACGTTTTCACTACCGACGACCCGGCCGAGGGCGAGGCCTTCGTCGCGGCGCGCCGGTTCTGTATCCCCGCCGTGGAGGCCAAGGGTTCGCTGCTGCTCGAAGACGTCGGGGTGCCGCTTCCGGCGCTGGGCAAGCTGGTGACCGGGATTGCCCGCATCGCCGCGGAGCGTGACCTGATGATCTCGGTGATCGCCCACGCCGGCGACGGCAACACCCATCCGTTGATCGTGTACGACCCCGCCGACGCCGCGATGGCGCAGCGCGCGCAGCTCGCGTTCGGCGAAATCATGGATCTGGCAATCGGATTGGGCGGCACCATCACCGGCGAGCACGGGGTGGGCCGGCTGAAGCGGCCCTGGCTGGACGGCTACCTCGGACCCGAGGTGATGGCGCTCAATCAGCGCATCAAGCAGGCACTCGACCCACTGGGCATTCTCAACCCCGGCGCGGCGATCTAG
- a CDS encoding cytochrome P450, producing the protein MSVVMSHNTPVRFELANADTWPNPWPMYRALRDHDPVHHVVPPKHPEQDYYVLSRHADVWAAARDHETFSSAHGLTVNYGDLEMIGLQDNPPFVMQDPPVHTEFRKLVSRGFTPRQVDAVEPKVRHFVVERIEGLRSHGGGDIVTELFKPLPSMVVAHYLGVPEEDWTQFDGWTQAIVAANTAEGGVAGALETVGDAVGSMMAYFTGLIERRRTEPEDDTISHLVTAGIGADGDISGTLSILAFTFTMVTGGNDTVTGMLGGSMPLLHQRPDQRKLLVDNPELITDAVEELLRVTSPVQGLARTTTRDVAIGDTTIPAGRRVLLLYGSANRDERQYGPDAGELDVTRCPRNILTFSHGAHHCLGAAAARMQSRVALTELLSRCPDFDVDDNSIEWAGGSYVRRPLSVPITVKS; encoded by the coding sequence ATGAGTGTGGTTATGTCTCACAACACACCGGTCAGGTTCGAGCTCGCCAACGCCGACACCTGGCCGAATCCGTGGCCGATGTACCGCGCGCTGCGCGACCACGACCCGGTGCACCATGTCGTTCCGCCCAAGCACCCCGAGCAGGACTACTACGTGCTGTCCCGGCATGCCGATGTGTGGGCGGCGGCGCGCGACCACGAGACCTTCTCCTCGGCCCACGGCCTGACCGTCAACTACGGTGACCTGGAAATGATTGGGCTGCAAGATAACCCGCCGTTTGTGATGCAGGATCCACCGGTCCACACCGAGTTTCGCAAGCTGGTGTCGCGCGGGTTCACGCCTCGCCAGGTGGATGCCGTCGAGCCCAAGGTTCGACACTTCGTCGTGGAGCGCATCGAGGGGTTGCGCTCGCACGGCGGCGGCGACATCGTCACCGAGCTGTTCAAGCCGCTGCCGTCGATGGTGGTCGCACATTACCTCGGTGTGCCCGAAGAGGATTGGACTCAATTCGACGGCTGGACGCAGGCCATCGTCGCGGCGAATACCGCCGAGGGCGGTGTCGCGGGCGCGCTGGAGACGGTCGGCGACGCGGTCGGATCGATGATGGCCTACTTCACCGGGCTGATCGAACGCCGGCGGACCGAGCCGGAGGACGACACCATCTCGCATCTGGTCACCGCGGGAATCGGTGCTGACGGTGACATCTCGGGCACCCTGTCGATCCTGGCGTTCACCTTTACGATGGTCACCGGCGGCAACGACACCGTGACCGGTATGCTCGGCGGTTCGATGCCGCTACTGCACCAGCGGCCCGATCAGCGAAAGCTGTTGGTGGACAACCCTGAACTAATCACCGATGCCGTCGAGGAGCTGTTGCGGGTGACCTCGCCGGTGCAAGGGTTGGCACGCACGACCACTCGCGACGTCGCGATCGGCGACACCACCATCCCGGCCGGTCGCCGGGTGCTGCTGCTGTACGGCTCGGCCAACCGCGACGAACGTCAATACGGGCCGGACGCCGGCGAGCTCGACGTCACCCGCTGCCCGCGCAACATCCTGACCTTCAGCCACGGTGCCCACCATTGCCTGGGCGCGGCGGCGGCCAGGATGCAATCGCGGGTCGCACTGACCGAATTGCTATCCCGCTGCCCGGATTTCGACGTCGATGACAATTCGATCGAGTGGGCGGGCGGCAGCTACGTGCGGCGTCCGCTGTCGGTGCCGATCACCGTGAAGTCCTGA